From Anopheles darlingi chromosome 2, idAnoDarlMG_H_01, whole genome shotgun sequence, the proteins below share one genomic window:
- the LOC125949462 gene encoding uncharacterized protein LOC125949462, which yields MSNSAMVAVAICCILVLLAVFIVLIIVVGSTMGEPK from the coding sequence ATGAGTAACAGTGCGATGGTGGCCGTAGCGATCTGCTGtatactggtgctgctggccgtgtTTATCGTGCTGATCATAGTGGTCGGTTCGACGATGGGCGAACCGAAGTGA